From a single Bacillota bacterium genomic region:
- a CDS encoding sugar ABC transporter permease: MVGQRGLPSGLVVTAFLLPSLLGLLLVRVFPMIAALGISFTDWQLISPPRWVGLANYVDLFSRPEFWQALLHTLTYIAGYVPAVMALGFVAALAMNVPRRGLSVHRVAFFAPVVSSWVAVSIIWKWLLNPVYGPVNQFIGWLGLRQPGWMLDPSWAMPSVIIASVWKDIGFVMVLYLAGLQNINPELLEAAEIDGANRWARLRRIVIPLLSPTTFMVVALLLINSFQVFEQVWIMTEGGPGGATTVLVERIYRHAFRYFRMGTASAYSWVLFAIVLAVTILQLKLQKRWVFYQ, translated from the coding sequence ATGGTTGGTCAGAGGGGTCTTCCATCTGGTCTCGTGGTTACGGCGTTCTTGCTGCCGAGCCTGCTCGGGCTCCTCCTCGTGCGCGTCTTTCCCATGATAGCAGCCCTCGGTATCAGCTTCACCGACTGGCAACTGATATCGCCGCCCCGGTGGGTTGGTCTGGCCAACTACGTCGACCTGTTCTCGCGACCTGAATTCTGGCAGGCCCTCCTTCACACGTTGACCTACATCGCCGGATACGTTCCCGCGGTTATGGCCCTCGGGTTTGTAGCCGCCCTGGCCATGAACGTGCCGCGTCGGGGACTCTCGGTCCATCGGGTCGCGTTCTTTGCCCCGGTTGTTTCGTCCTGGGTGGCGGTGTCCATTATCTGGAAGTGGCTGCTGAACCCGGTCTATGGCCCCGTGAACCAGTTCATCGGATGGCTTGGGCTCCGCCAACCCGGCTGGATGCTCGATCCGTCCTGGGCGATGCCTTCCGTCATCATCGCAAGCGTATGGAAGGACATCGGCTTTGTCATGGTGCTTTACCTCGCCGGACTCCAGAACATCAACCCGGAACTTCTGGAGGCCGCGGAGATCGACGGCGCGAACCGCTGGGCGAGACTGCGCCGTATCGTGATACCTCTGCTCTCTCCCACCACCTTCATGGTGGTCGCCCTGCTCCTCATCAACTCCTTCCAGGTGTTCGAGCAGGTCTGGATCATGACGGAAGGAGGCCCGGGCGGGGCCACTACGGTCCTCGTGGAACGAATCTACAGGCATGCGTTCCGGTACTTCCGAATGGGAACGGCCTCGGCGTATTCCTGGGTATTGTTTGCCATTGTCCTCGCCGTCACCATTCTGCAACTGAAGCTCCAGAAACGATGGGTGTTCTATCAATGA
- a CDS encoding sugar ABC transporter substrate-binding protein has product MKSRLSWFLVGLMVLVSMGVMARAASSATVEITYYTFSAVPDHLNDLDEIIKGFEKENPGIRVKVMTASWNDYFTKLQTMIATGTAPDTFELNYENFVGYAKRGHLMPLSDLIRKDPTFDGRAYYPRAYEVFRYGGEQYGLVETFSTVVLFYNRDLFQRAGVAFPTYDWTWADELAAAQKLTNQSQRIWGKWQPVQFWEFYKVIAQNGGSIFSPDMRQVVVDSPQNVEALKWLVEPILKYHVSPTNEELAGQDPVDMFKAGKVAMLHTGIWMFGSYQAAPFSWDIEVEPGNVTKANHFFANAVVISRTTKKAEAAWQWIKYFTSSSLAAKVRIRSGWELPALQDMSLMQDYLRQTPPSNRRAVFRALENPVVPPVIESWNEMTDVINQQLELARLGRLTPEQALRNVKPVLEALLRK; this is encoded by the coding sequence ATGAAGAGTCGGCTCTCATGGTTCCTGGTTGGGTTGATGGTATTGGTATCGATGGGGGTGATGGCCAGAGCGGCCTCGTCGGCTACCGTTGAAATCACGTACTACACCTTTTCGGCTGTGCCTGATCACCTGAACGACCTCGACGAGATCATCAAGGGGTTTGAGAAGGAGAACCCGGGCATCCGCGTTAAGGTCATGACCGCATCGTGGAACGACTACTTCACCAAGCTGCAGACCATGATTGCCACGGGCACGGCGCCGGACACCTTCGAGTTAAACTACGAGAACTTCGTCGGCTACGCCAAGCGTGGTCACCTGATGCCGCTGTCCGACCTGATCCGTAAGGATCCCACCTTTGATGGCCGGGCGTACTACCCGAGGGCGTACGAGGTCTTCCGCTACGGTGGCGAGCAGTACGGGCTAGTCGAGACGTTCTCGACGGTCGTGCTGTTCTACAATCGCGACCTCTTCCAGAGGGCAGGGGTTGCGTTCCCGACCTATGACTGGACTTGGGCGGACGAACTGGCGGCGGCGCAGAAGCTAACGAATCAGAGCCAACGCATCTGGGGCAAGTGGCAGCCCGTGCAGTTCTGGGAGTTCTACAAGGTGATCGCTCAGAACGGCGGCTCGATCTTCAGCCCCGACATGAGGCAGGTGGTTGTGGACAGCCCGCAGAACGTCGAAGCGCTCAAGTGGCTCGTGGAGCCGATCCTGAAGTACCACGTCAGCCCGACCAACGAGGAGCTGGCGGGGCAAGACCCCGTCGATATGTTCAAGGCTGGCAAAGTCGCCATGCTGCACACGGGCATCTGGATGTTCGGTAGTTACCAGGCCGCGCCCTTCAGCTGGGACATCGAGGTGGAGCCGGGCAACGTCACCAAGGCCAACCACTTCTTCGCCAATGCGGTGGTGATATCAAGGACCACGAAGAAGGCGGAGGCTGCCTGGCAGTGGATCAAGTACTTCACATCCAGCTCGCTCGCAGCAAAAGTGCGTATCCGAAGCGGCTGGGAATTGCCAGCGCTCCAGGACATGAGCCTGATGCAGGATTACCTGCGGCAAACGCCGCCTTCCAACCGCCGCGCGGTCTTCCGGGCACTGGAGAATCCCGTCGTGCCTCCCGTCATTGAGTCGTGGAACGAGATGACCGATGTCATCAACCAGCAACTCGAGCTTGCCCGCCTGGGCCGGCTCACCCCTGAACAGGCGCTGCGGAACGTCAAACCGGTGCTGGAGGCATTGCTGAGGAAGTGA
- a CDS encoding carbohydrate ABC transporter permease produces the protein MHQATSRVADLHGSLRVVGTSGLWVASASMLLPFFWMVSTALKPDGAVMVLPIQWWPSSPAWENFRRLSESFPVGRFVLNSVIVATSGTVGQILIAAMGAYAFARLHFQGKDALFVLYLATLMIPAQVTLIPLFVVMRFVGWVDTYQALILPQWISPFAVFLLRQHFQTIPRQLDEAAFIDGAGHWTVFTRVLLPLARPALGAVFIFAFMGSWNDFLWPLIVINDTNRMTLPLGLATLHGRWTSQWNLVMAGAVVAVLPIFLVFLAAQRQFIRGLTLSALKG, from the coding sequence GTGCACCAGGCGACCTCGCGGGTCGCCGATCTCCATGGGTCGCTCCGGGTGGTTGGGACCTCCGGGCTCTGGGTCGCCAGCGCCAGTATGCTGCTGCCGTTTTTCTGGATGGTTTCAACGGCGTTGAAGCCCGACGGCGCCGTCATGGTACTGCCAATTCAATGGTGGCCATCCTCCCCCGCATGGGAGAACTTTAGGCGCCTGAGCGAGAGCTTCCCGGTGGGACGGTTCGTGCTCAACAGCGTCATTGTGGCGACCAGCGGCACCGTCGGGCAAATCCTCATTGCGGCCATGGGAGCCTATGCCTTCGCTCGGCTGCACTTCCAAGGGAAGGACGCGCTCTTCGTGCTGTACCTCGCGACGCTGATGATACCGGCTCAGGTGACACTCATCCCCCTTTTCGTTGTCATGCGGTTTGTGGGATGGGTGGATACCTATCAGGCGCTCATCCTACCGCAGTGGATCAGCCCGTTTGCCGTTTTCCTGCTGCGTCAGCACTTTCAGACCATCCCCCGGCAGTTGGACGAGGCCGCTTTCATCGACGGTGCTGGACACTGGACAGTGTTCACCCGGGTGCTCCTTCCACTGGCGAGACCAGCCTTAGGTGCCGTCTTCATCTTTGCGTTCATGGGGTCCTGGAACGACTTCCTCTGGCCGCTCATCGTCATTAACGATACGAACCGGATGACGCTCCCGCTCGGCCTCGCCACTCTGCACGGCCGGTGGACGTCCCAGTGGAATTTGGTCATGGCCGGTGCTGTCGTTGCGGTACTTCCGATCTTTCTGGTGTTCCTTGCCGCTCAGCGGCAGTTCATCCGCGGGCTGACCCTGAGCGCACTGAAAGGTTAA